A genomic window from Corallincola holothuriorum includes:
- the tssC gene encoding type VI secretion system contractile sheath large subunit: protein MGAEFKATSVGVSESKEQHALAVLRARLLRAITSIDKKIQQQLDTILHHSAFQRLEASWRGLCYLAEQTEQHDRNGLCRIKVISLSWHELSRDINRAIDFDQSEFFKLIYSNEFDMAGGEPFGLLVGDYEVSHRQRAGEQLNDINVLKEIASTAAAAFAPFITSASPTLLGVDKFSELSSVSDVSTQFQQLDYLNWRRLRQMEESRFLGITLPRILMRRPYMRDGSRQEAFHYQECVASGEQDLLWGNAAFGFAAVLVRTFAECGWFSQIRGLQPGKQANGLVCELPCRVASEIVETGLGMNSVDLQVSDRLEKALSDSGLVPLSTVPYSPHLVFYSNASVQTPMAYDSPAATINSRLSSMLQYVMCVSRFAHYIKVMGRDLLGTYETSSTIESKLQRWLHSYTTASDNASNEVRAKYPLGEANIEVKEKLGQPGHYYSVIRLRPHFQLDQMVSSMRLVTELSPKFKTAV, encoded by the coding sequence ATGGGTGCTGAGTTTAAGGCAACATCGGTTGGCGTAAGTGAAAGCAAAGAGCAACACGCTTTGGCGGTTTTGCGTGCTAGGCTTCTGCGCGCGATAACCAGTATCGATAAAAAAATCCAGCAACAACTTGATACCATTCTCCACCATTCTGCCTTTCAGCGATTAGAGGCTAGTTGGCGAGGGCTCTGCTATTTGGCAGAGCAAACTGAGCAACATGATCGCAACGGTTTGTGCCGTATTAAAGTGATATCGCTTAGTTGGCATGAGTTGAGTCGTGATATTAATCGCGCAATCGACTTCGACCAAAGTGAGTTCTTTAAGCTGATCTATAGCAATGAATTTGATATGGCGGGTGGTGAGCCATTTGGTCTTTTAGTTGGTGATTACGAAGTCAGTCATCGTCAACGCGCCGGCGAACAGTTGAATGATATTAATGTGTTGAAGGAGATAGCATCAACCGCAGCTGCTGCCTTTGCGCCGTTTATTACTTCCGCGTCGCCGACATTGTTAGGTGTCGACAAATTTAGTGAGCTGTCATCGGTGTCCGACGTGTCAACACAGTTCCAACAGCTGGATTACCTTAATTGGCGCCGACTCCGGCAGATGGAGGAATCCCGTTTTCTCGGTATAACACTGCCACGGATATTAATGCGTCGTCCTTATATGAGAGATGGTAGTCGGCAGGAAGCATTCCATTATCAGGAGTGCGTGGCCTCCGGCGAACAGGATCTCCTTTGGGGTAATGCTGCATTTGGCTTTGCTGCGGTACTTGTTCGAACTTTCGCTGAATGTGGATGGTTCAGTCAAATACGTGGGTTACAACCTGGAAAACAAGCGAACGGACTAGTGTGTGAGCTTCCGTGTCGCGTCGCTAGCGAAATTGTCGAGACAGGCCTAGGTATGAATAGTGTTGACCTGCAAGTTAGTGACCGTCTCGAGAAAGCGTTGTCAGACTCAGGTCTGGTACCGTTGTCCACCGTTCCGTATTCGCCGCACTTGGTCTTCTATAGTAATGCCTCCGTGCAAACGCCGATGGCATACGATTCTCCAGCGGCGACTATCAATTCGCGGCTGTCGTCCATGCTTCAGTATGTCATGTGTGTATCCCGTTTTGCTCACTACATAAAAGTGATGGGGCGGGATCTGCTAGGCACCTACGAAACATCTTCCACCATCGAATCAAAGTTACAGCGCTGGCTCCATAGTTATACGACCGCCAGTGATAATGCATCAAACGAGGTCAGAGCTAAGTACCCGTTAGGTGAAGCAAATATAGAAGTTAAAGAAAAACTTGGTCAGCCGGGACACTATTACTCGGTCATCAGACTTCGTCCGCATTTTCAGTTGGACCAGATGGTGTCGAGTATGCGCTTGGTTACTGAATTGTCCCCCAAATTTAAAACAGCCGTGTGA
- the tssC gene encoding type VI secretion system contractile sheath large subunit, protein MSTEAAEALATETAEVTSSLLSQAIDATKQTESSRAQELIKTLTEEALSGTVKWQKNLTVTFNEAIAAIDETISRQLAAIMHDEGFQKLEGSWRGLNYLVMNSETSQTLKVRMLNMNKKELHKDLSKAVEFDQSQIFKKVYESEFGTPGGEPYGALIGDYEFTNHPEDIETLSLMSNVAAAGFSPFISASSPSLFGFDDWTELSKPRDLEKVFESLEYSKWRSFRESDDSRFVTLTMPRVLARLPYGEATTSVEEFNYEEFEVDAQTNLSKTAEHDDYCWMNASYVMGVRLTEAFAKYGFCTAIRGAEGGGRVENLPSHLFVSDDGDPDLKCPTEIGITDRREAELGKLGFLPLCHYKNTDYAVFFGGQSCQKPKRYDNPEATANAAISSRLPYMMATSRFAHYLKVMARDKIGSYMEAEDVEAWLNRWILTFVNASEGGGQDIRAKYPLADAKVQVKEIPGKPGAYNAIAWLRPWLQMEELTTSLRLVAKIPEIGS, encoded by the coding sequence ATGAGCACGGAAGCAGCAGAAGCATTAGCCACAGAGACGGCAGAGGTTACCAGCTCGTTACTTTCTCAAGCGATTGACGCGACCAAACAAACGGAAAGTAGCCGTGCTCAAGAATTGATTAAGACGCTGACCGAAGAAGCGTTATCGGGCACTGTGAAGTGGCAGAAAAACTTAACGGTCACATTTAATGAAGCAATCGCAGCGATCGATGAAACAATATCGCGCCAACTTGCTGCCATTATGCATGATGAAGGTTTTCAAAAGCTTGAAGGAAGCTGGCGCGGCTTGAACTACCTTGTCATGAATAGTGAGACCAGCCAAACGCTTAAAGTTCGTATGCTCAACATGAATAAGAAAGAGCTGCACAAAGACTTAAGCAAAGCGGTTGAATTTGACCAAAGCCAAATCTTCAAGAAGGTATATGAGTCCGAGTTTGGTACACCTGGCGGTGAGCCTTATGGTGCGCTTATCGGTGATTACGAGTTCACTAATCACCCCGAAGACATTGAAACCCTTAGCTTGATGTCCAATGTGGCCGCTGCGGGTTTCTCACCATTTATCTCTGCCTCTTCACCATCACTGTTTGGCTTCGACGACTGGACAGAGCTATCTAAGCCGCGAGACTTGGAAAAGGTATTCGAATCACTTGAATACAGTAAGTGGCGTTCATTCCGTGAGAGTGATGATAGCCGTTTCGTGACATTGACGATGCCGCGTGTTTTGGCTCGCCTGCCGTATGGCGAAGCGACGACTTCGGTAGAAGAGTTTAACTACGAAGAGTTTGAAGTTGACGCTCAGACGAATCTGTCTAAGACCGCTGAACACGATGATTACTGTTGGATGAACGCATCTTATGTAATGGGTGTGCGTTTAACCGAAGCATTTGCAAAGTATGGTTTCTGTACTGCCATCCGTGGTGCGGAAGGCGGTGGTCGTGTTGAAAACTTGCCATCACATCTATTTGTTAGTGATGATGGCGACCCTGATCTGAAGTGTCCAACAGAAATCGGTATTACAGACCGCCGAGAAGCTGAATTGGGTAAATTAGGATTCTTGCCGCTTTGTCACTATAAGAATACCGATTATGCCGTGTTCTTTGGTGGTCAATCTTGCCAAAAGCCTAAGCGTTACGATAACCCTGAAGCAACTGCTAATGCAGCGATCTCCTCTCGACTGCCTTATATGATGGCGACCTCGCGTTTTGCTCATTACTTGAAAGTGATGGCAAGGGATAAGATCGGTAGTTATATGGAAGCTGAAGATGTTGAGGCTTGGTTGAATCGCTGGATCCTAACTTTTGTGAACGCATCAGAAGGTGGTGGTCAAGATATTCGAGCCAAGTACCCGTTAGCTGATGCCAAGGTTCAGGTGAAGGAAATACCTGGAAAGCCTGGCGCATACAATGCTATTGCATGGTTACGCCCCTGGTTGCAGATGGAAGAGCTGACCACGTCACTTCGTTTGGTCGCCAAGATCCCTGAAATTGGCAGCTGA
- the tssB gene encoding type VI secretion system contractile sheath small subunit, translating to MNSIHGKLSRVRKPRVHITYDVETEGTTVKKELPFVVGVMGDFAGQNTSALKPLKERRFIQIDRDNFDDVLKRMNPKLEFKVDNKMADDGTEMKVALEFNSMSDFEPAAVVNQVDPLRKLMETRNKLRDLMTKIDRSEDLENILEKVLSNTGDLEKLADELNISTKEPAE from the coding sequence ATGAATAGTATCCACGGCAAGCTGTCCCGGGTACGTAAACCTCGGGTTCACATTACCTATGATGTTGAAACAGAAGGAACGACGGTTAAAAAAGAGTTGCCTTTTGTTGTTGGCGTTATGGGTGATTTTGCAGGGCAAAATACCAGTGCCTTAAAACCGTTAAAGGAACGCCGCTTTATTCAAATCGACCGTGATAACTTTGACGATGTGCTTAAGCGCATGAATCCAAAGTTGGAGTTTAAAGTTGATAACAAGATGGCTGACGACGGCACAGAGATGAAAGTGGCACTTGAGTTTAATTCAATGTCTGATTTCGAGCCTGCAGCGGTTGTAAATCAAGTGGACCCTCTGCGTAAGCTAATGGAAACTCGTAATAAATTACGTGATTTGATGACCAAGATTGATCGTTCAGAAGATCTGGAAAACATCCTTGAAAAGGTGCTTAGTAATACTGGCGATCTTGAGAAATTAGCTGATGAACTGAATATATCAACTAAGGAGCCTGCAGAATGA
- the tssA gene encoding type VI secretion system protein TssA produces the protein MDDTLLDISALIAPISEEAPTGIDPRLDVTPTSPYYTLKDVRNTARANERNALIDNESLLSLSSLWQPIADQVPELLQSHYKDLELTAWLIEALARLHGFAGLAAGFSLATHLIEDHWQQLYPSPDEEGLETRISPLIGLNGIEGEGALLMPISSIPLTPESGEFSFSLWEYEQALEVERLDDEKKRNRIDAGAVELADVLSAAKAAPKSFFLQLNRDVGNAIASFEQLSMAMDAACSSPQPTSQITKRLNAAQEAVVYLAGDKLAEMPESAEERVADEELGTTSQAFGSQSHVANREQAIETLRQVAAFFKSSEPHSPMAYGIEQVVRWSDMSLPDLLSELISDGEARNGYFRLTGIPIE, from the coding sequence ATGGACGACACTTTGTTAGATATCTCCGCGCTCATCGCGCCTATTTCTGAAGAGGCCCCAACGGGGATCGATCCTCGTCTTGATGTCACGCCCACATCGCCATACTACACACTTAAAGATGTGCGGAACACGGCACGGGCGAATGAGCGTAATGCGCTTATCGACAATGAATCACTACTAAGCTTGTCATCTCTTTGGCAACCTATTGCCGACCAAGTCCCCGAGTTACTGCAGAGCCATTATAAAGATTTAGAGCTAACCGCTTGGCTAATAGAAGCACTCGCGAGGCTCCATGGATTTGCTGGCCTGGCAGCCGGATTTTCGCTGGCGACACATCTTATAGAAGACCATTGGCAACAGCTTTACCCATCTCCAGATGAGGAGGGGCTTGAGACTCGCATATCACCTCTGATTGGGTTGAATGGCATTGAAGGCGAAGGCGCATTGTTGATGCCAATCTCATCGATCCCCCTGACACCAGAGAGCGGCGAATTTAGCTTTTCTCTTTGGGAATACGAACAGGCGCTAGAAGTAGAGCGATTGGACGACGAAAAGAAGCGCAACCGTATTGATGCTGGTGCAGTTGAGTTGGCCGATGTGTTATCAGCAGCGAAGGCTGCACCCAAGAGTTTCTTTTTGCAACTTAATAGAGATGTTGGTAATGCCATCGCGTCGTTTGAACAACTCTCTATGGCGATGGATGCTGCCTGCAGTTCCCCGCAACCAACTTCGCAAATAACCAAGCGCCTGAATGCTGCCCAAGAAGCGGTAGTCTATTTGGCTGGCGACAAATTGGCTGAAATGCCTGAGTCTGCCGAAGAGCGCGTTGCAGATGAAGAGCTGGGCACAACATCGCAGGCTTTTGGCTCGCAATCTCACGTCGCTAATCGAGAGCAAGCGATAGAAACCCTACGTCAAGTTGCTGCGTTTTTTAAGAGCTCTGAGCCACATAGCCCAATGGCTTACGGCATTGAACAAGTTGTGCGTTGGAGTGACATGTCATTACCGGATCTGCTCAGTGAACTGATCAGTGATGGTGAAGCTAGAAACGGTTATTTCCGTTTAACGGGAATACCCATTGAATAA
- a CDS encoding PP2C family protein-serine/threonine phosphatase — translation MKQKSLWHYFSFSQTHQGKVRDHNEDACFDNPEAGVWVVADGMGGHEAGEVASRIVIDCVEMAVKDLTAEQLSIDKLRTALEQANEQILRHSASHLSGKTIGATVVLLFIQDGYFHCLWAGDSRLYLKREGRLLQKSRDHSQVMDMVSEGLLLASEAESHPLANVITRAVGVHSELALDQVSGVLLSGDQFLLCSDGLNKELSDEEIASCFAADSLTNAGMAMLHTALVKGASDNVTIALVRATEEASVSEVRHIIDDTIPIFDTFQR, via the coding sequence ATGAAACAGAAGAGCCTCTGGCACTATTTTAGCTTTTCCCAGACTCACCAAGGAAAAGTTCGAGACCATAACGAAGATGCGTGTTTCGACAACCCTGAAGCTGGCGTTTGGGTGGTCGCGGATGGTATGGGCGGGCATGAAGCGGGTGAAGTGGCTAGCCGTATCGTTATTGACTGCGTAGAAATGGCGGTGAAGGACTTAACCGCAGAGCAGTTATCAATTGATAAACTCAGAACCGCGTTAGAGCAGGCTAACGAACAGATATTACGTCACTCAGCCTCACACCTCAGTGGGAAAACTATTGGTGCCACCGTTGTCCTACTATTTATTCAAGATGGTTATTTTCACTGCTTATGGGCCGGAGACAGTCGCCTTTATCTTAAGAGGGAGGGGCGCTTGCTGCAGAAATCCCGGGATCATAGTCAGGTGATGGATATGGTCAGCGAAGGTTTGCTGTTAGCGTCGGAAGCTGAAAGCCATCCCCTTGCCAATGTGATCACTAGAGCGGTAGGTGTACACAGTGAATTAGCGTTGGACCAGGTTTCTGGGGTTCTTTTATCCGGGGATCAGTTTCTCTTATGTAGTGATGGCTTGAACAAAGAACTGTCCGATGAAGAGATTGCCAGCTGCTTCGCTGCTGATAGTCTAACCAATGCGGGTATGGCTATGTTGCATACCGCGTTAGTTAAAGGTGCGTCTGACAATGTCACTATCGCGTTAGTTCGCGCTACTGAAGAGGCTTCTGTTTCAGAGGTGCGTCATATAATTGACGATACCATACCTATATTTGACACTTTTCAACGTTAG
- the tagF gene encoding type VI secretion system-associated protein TagF has protein sequence MSDTAVSGSFGYCGKLPARRDFVKDGLPEAFEQVWHEWIQSALAVSKEQLGDQWLSCYLTSPIWHFALSSGVCGDETLVGTMIPSVDAIGRHYPFTLVAGVEEAAIHYWKDRQWGDYTSEKALDVLDDDIDLKKWAKGLADEHPLSEVAIEPADLNAVANKGSGIVFSDSGLSSCPAILDQYLKEQHDAYCIWWTEGSELVQQCTLITSKLPLVSQFAAMLDGDWKAWGW, from the coding sequence ATGTCCGATACAGCTGTAAGTGGGTCTTTTGGCTATTGTGGCAAACTCCCTGCGCGGCGGGACTTTGTCAAAGATGGATTGCCGGAAGCGTTTGAACAGGTTTGGCATGAATGGATCCAATCTGCTTTGGCGGTGAGCAAAGAACAGCTAGGCGATCAATGGTTGTCATGCTACTTAACGTCACCTATTTGGCATTTTGCGCTTTCGTCCGGGGTCTGTGGCGATGAAACCTTGGTTGGCACTATGATCCCGAGCGTTGATGCGATTGGCCGTCACTATCCGTTTACTTTGGTTGCGGGTGTCGAAGAAGCTGCAATTCATTATTGGAAAGATAGGCAGTGGGGTGACTACACCTCGGAAAAAGCATTAGATGTGTTGGATGACGATATTGATCTTAAAAAATGGGCAAAAGGCCTCGCGGATGAGCACCCCTTAAGCGAGGTTGCAATAGAGCCTGCGGATCTCAACGCCGTTGCGAACAAAGGCAGTGGTATTGTGTTTTCTGATAGCGGATTGTCCAGTTGCCCGGCGATATTAGATCAGTATTTAAAAGAACAACACGACGCCTATTGTATATGGTGGACCGAGGGTTCAGAACTAGTGCAACAGTGCACCTTAATCACATCAAAGCTGCCTTTGGTCAGTCAGTTCGCGGCAATGCTTGATGGTGATTGGAAGGCGTGGGGATGGTAA
- the tssM gene encoding type VI secretion system membrane subunit TssM yields MSIKGVFQRSLSVFQSKWLVTLIGFVALSLLIWFGGPLLAIAGHEPLASPVARLVMLLIFAITWGAINVGHQARHRRHNDEAIKSLLDGDDESGEDVSDEEVATLKTRITQALEILKSARLNKGQSVYQLPWYVLIGPPGTGKTTALVNSGLEFPLKDKLGADALSGIGGTRHCDWWFTNQAVLIDTAGRYTTQDSHAKRDARAWLGFLGLLKKYRPRRPINGAIITVSLADLLTQTKTERNLHARAIKHRVQELQNQFGMRFPVYVILTKADLVAGFSEFFSDFDKEQREQVWGMTFPLDVEDSERGVVGEFNKEFHGLLSSLRQSMNQKLLQEHDTDRRTLIYEFPKQLRMLQAHADDFLKEIFAPNAFEEAPMLRGVYIVSATQEGKPIDRVMTYTSGGLGLGQIPLRHSAGDTKGFFLKRLLEEIIFPEQNVASTNLHHEKQHRWLTRGALAASMLLTLTFSLLWYGSYSWNHSLIDQSDAAVQRYREIVGGELTKDADVVTLGHALSALRELPAGTDGTVINEDGIKGLGLYQGEKIGQPAKSAYTRALQGYLAPFMAKTLEQEMRANEDFLEFLYESLKTYLMLFDESKRDETQIISWFEVYFERKLPGEINKDLRVALIGHIRQLNLLGVDPSFKDEQATANARAVLTQMPLSERAYQRLRTEFLSSHVPDFRLTEVLGTDSLRVFQRRSGKPLNQGVPGLYTYQGFHTLFQLENGRVVKRLMEDSWVYGDELGELGGRAKDRLAAEVSLKYYRDYIHFWDDLLGDVELKPFTDSEQGAYQAKVLAGPEQPLQNIIEAVREQVALTKLPISDEAAAAGEVAASVADVALARQKSRISRYLPNSMPDIEVQLPGAEVEAHFEGVIEITDAELDKLHQSLKSLHRYLDQLSAPGDNDKAAYISQLGGNGQGKLSRAMYQVKRSLPSPFDQWINGLANQTSSLAQQGARTHLNDIWRDKVLAEYRSAIKGRYPVTPSSTKEVTLKDFGGFFGYGGTLDSFFTTYLEPFVDTSKTNWRFEKNIGVSASTLKVFERARRIRDAFFADGSQIPHVEFGLKPAYLDRSISHFMLELDGQTLSYRHGPLRLSNFEWPGRQADRTTRVMFAPPRVGRSITATYDGDWGWFRLLDKAAESRPETVKDKLVQISLQGNKFDVELIPSSVNHPFWNADLERFKCPIQL; encoded by the coding sequence ATGTCAATTAAAGGCGTATTCCAGCGCTCTTTGTCTGTATTTCAGTCGAAGTGGTTAGTTACATTGATAGGCTTCGTGGCTCTCTCACTGCTTATTTGGTTTGGTGGCCCCTTACTTGCCATCGCAGGGCATGAACCTTTAGCAAGTCCCGTCGCCAGACTGGTGATGTTACTCATCTTCGCGATAACGTGGGGAGCGATTAATGTCGGCCACCAGGCGCGTCACCGCCGTCATAATGACGAAGCAATTAAAAGTCTATTAGATGGTGATGATGAAAGTGGCGAAGATGTATCTGACGAAGAGGTTGCCACCTTAAAAACACGCATTACTCAGGCGTTGGAAATCCTGAAAAGCGCTCGCTTGAATAAAGGTCAGAGTGTGTATCAGCTGCCTTGGTATGTTCTCATTGGCCCACCGGGCACCGGCAAAACTACCGCGCTGGTCAATTCAGGCTTGGAGTTTCCATTAAAAGATAAGCTGGGCGCAGATGCGTTGTCAGGGATCGGTGGTACAAGACATTGTGATTGGTGGTTTACTAATCAAGCTGTGCTAATTGATACTGCCGGTCGGTATACCACGCAAGACAGTCATGCCAAGAGAGACGCCCGTGCTTGGCTTGGTTTTTTGGGATTACTAAAGAAATACCGCCCACGCCGGCCAATTAACGGCGCCATTATTACAGTAAGCCTCGCCGATCTATTAACGCAAACGAAAACCGAGCGAAACCTACATGCCAGAGCGATTAAGCACAGGGTGCAGGAGCTACAAAATCAGTTTGGTATGCGTTTTCCCGTCTATGTCATTCTTACTAAGGCAGATCTGGTCGCAGGTTTCTCTGAGTTCTTTTCTGACTTTGACAAGGAGCAACGCGAGCAAGTGTGGGGTATGACCTTCCCGTTAGATGTCGAAGACAGCGAACGCGGTGTGGTTGGTGAATTTAATAAAGAGTTTCATGGTTTACTCTCTTCGTTACGTCAGTCGATGAACCAGAAGCTGTTGCAGGAACATGATACCGATCGTCGAACGCTGATCTATGAATTCCCGAAACAGTTGCGTATGTTGCAAGCGCACGCAGATGATTTTTTGAAAGAGATCTTCGCGCCAAACGCATTTGAAGAAGCGCCAATGTTAAGGGGCGTTTACATCGTCAGTGCAACCCAGGAAGGAAAACCGATCGACCGGGTAATGACTTACACGTCTGGCGGCCTTGGTTTAGGACAGATCCCGCTGCGTCACTCCGCCGGTGATACAAAAGGTTTTTTCTTAAAGCGTTTGTTAGAAGAGATTATCTTTCCAGAGCAAAATGTTGCGTCCACTAATCTACACCATGAGAAGCAGCATCGTTGGTTGACCCGCGGCGCTTTGGCGGCATCGATGTTGCTCACGCTCACTTTTTCGCTACTTTGGTATGGCAGTTATAGCTGGAATCACAGCCTGATTGATCAAAGTGATGCGGCCGTCCAACGCTATCGTGAGATCGTTGGTGGCGAGTTAACCAAAGATGCCGACGTTGTCACGCTTGGGCATGCCCTTTCGGCGCTTAGAGAGCTGCCTGCAGGGACGGACGGAACTGTCATCAATGAAGATGGGATTAAGGGGTTAGGTCTATACCAAGGGGAAAAAATCGGTCAACCGGCAAAGTCTGCATATACCCGAGCGTTACAGGGCTATTTAGCGCCGTTCATGGCGAAAACGCTGGAACAAGAGATGCGCGCTAATGAAGACTTTTTGGAGTTTTTGTATGAATCGCTAAAAACGTATTTGATGTTGTTCGATGAATCAAAGCGGGATGAAACGCAGATCATTAGTTGGTTCGAGGTTTATTTTGAACGTAAGTTACCTGGTGAGATAAACAAAGATCTGCGCGTGGCCTTGATTGGTCACATCCGGCAATTGAATTTATTGGGTGTCGATCCTTCGTTCAAGGATGAACAGGCAACAGCGAATGCTCGCGCTGTACTAACTCAAATGCCGCTCTCTGAACGTGCATATCAGCGCCTCCGAACTGAATTTCTAAGCAGCCATGTACCAGATTTTCGCCTGACAGAAGTGCTGGGAACCGATAGCCTTAGAGTGTTTCAACGGCGCAGCGGTAAACCTCTGAATCAAGGCGTTCCGGGGCTATACACCTATCAGGGCTTTCACACCTTATTTCAATTGGAAAATGGCCGGGTGGTTAAACGGCTGATGGAAGATAGCTGGGTATATGGCGATGAACTCGGCGAACTCGGAGGACGTGCGAAAGATAGGCTAGCGGCCGAAGTGAGTTTGAAGTATTACCGCGATTACATCCACTTTTGGGATGATCTATTAGGTGACGTTGAGTTAAAGCCGTTTACTGACAGTGAACAGGGTGCTTATCAAGCGAAAGTGCTCGCCGGCCCTGAGCAGCCTCTGCAGAATATCATCGAGGCGGTACGTGAGCAGGTTGCCTTGACCAAACTACCTATCAGCGATGAGGCTGCGGCAGCTGGCGAAGTGGCGGCAAGCGTCGCCGATGTTGCCCTGGCGCGGCAAAAAAGCAGGATCAGTCGTTACCTACCAAATAGTATGCCCGATATTGAGGTGCAACTGCCTGGAGCAGAAGTAGAAGCACATTTTGAAGGTGTTATCGAGATCACCGATGCTGAACTGGACAAACTGCATCAATCCTTAAAATCCTTACATCGCTATCTAGATCAGCTTTCAGCTCCCGGAGATAACGACAAAGCTGCTTATATAAGTCAGTTGGGGGGGAATGGGCAAGGCAAATTGAGCCGTGCCATGTATCAGGTTAAGCGCAGCCTCCCTTCACCATTCGATCAGTGGATAAATGGCCTAGCGAATCAGACCTCGAGCTTGGCACAGCAAGGGGCGCGTACCCATCTCAATGATATCTGGCGCGATAAAGTATTGGCAGAGTACCGTTCAGCTATCAAAGGGCGCTACCCAGTAACGCCATCCAGTACCAAGGAGGTGACGTTAAAGGACTTTGGTGGATTTTTTGGCTACGGCGGCACGCTAGATAGTTTTTTCACTACATACCTAGAGCCCTTTGTTGATACCTCTAAAACAAATTGGCGTTTTGAGAAAAATATCGGGGTTAGTGCGTCGACGCTGAAAGTATTTGAACGGGCAAGACGGATCCGGGACGCATTTTTTGCCGACGGATCTCAGATCCCCCATGTTGAGTTTGGCTTAAAACCCGCGTATTTGGATCGTAGCATTAGCCATTTCATGTTGGAGTTGGACGGACAGACATTGTCTTATCGCCACGGCCCGTTGCGCTTATCGAACTTTGAGTGGCCGGGAAGACAAGCTGACCGCACGACACGGGTAATGTTTGCACCACCACGAGTTGGGCGTTCAATAACTGCAACCTATGATGGCGATTGGGGATGGTTCCGCTTACTTGATAAGGCCGCCGAATCAAGGCCTGAAACTGTCAAAGACAAGTTGGTGCAGATATCGTTACAAGGTAATAAGTTTGACGTGGAGTTGATACCTAGCAGCGTTAATCATCCATTTTGGAATGCAGATCTGGAGCGTTTTAAATGTCCGATACAGCTGTAA